The following proteins come from a genomic window of Yinghuangia sp. ASG 101:
- a CDS encoding TetR/AcrR family transcriptional regulator: MAKPDKPAEKVARRRAYHHGDLRNALVEAATELVREGGPEALVLREVARATGVSSTAAYRHFENHRDLFEEVKNHALGMMTERVRANLDAGTPCADRADEALRCIRASGQGYVDFALAEPGLFRLIFRSTTRAGVDQHAEAPAEAMEATDGPAGVRDPSYTVMSDALDELVATGALSPELRPFTDIALWASVHGVATLLIDTSLARLPRQARDAVIDRSFALAFAGLEGFAKAPEAPEAPEAGDAGEAGEAGGTPGPPSRETAPSAPPDAFAAPATSLPSPPGPSAGPREHGRPRSG; encoded by the coding sequence GTGGCGAAACCAGACAAACCAGCGGAGAAGGTCGCACGGCGTCGCGCGTACCATCACGGCGACCTGCGCAACGCGCTCGTCGAGGCGGCGACCGAACTGGTGCGCGAAGGCGGCCCGGAGGCGTTGGTGCTGCGCGAGGTGGCCCGCGCGACCGGGGTGTCGTCGACCGCCGCCTACCGGCACTTCGAGAACCACCGCGACCTCTTCGAGGAGGTCAAGAACCACGCTCTCGGCATGATGACCGAGCGCGTGCGCGCCAATCTCGACGCCGGCACACCGTGCGCCGACCGAGCCGACGAGGCGTTGCGGTGCATCCGCGCGAGCGGGCAGGGCTACGTCGACTTCGCGCTCGCCGAGCCGGGTCTGTTCCGGCTGATCTTCCGCAGCACCACGCGCGCGGGCGTCGACCAGCACGCGGAGGCGCCCGCCGAGGCCATGGAGGCCACGGACGGCCCCGCGGGGGTGCGCGACCCGTCCTACACGGTGATGTCGGACGCGCTGGACGAACTCGTCGCGACCGGCGCCCTGTCCCCCGAGCTGCGGCCCTTCACCGACATCGCCCTGTGGGCCTCGGTGCACGGGGTCGCGACGCTGCTGATCGACACGAGCCTCGCCCGCCTGCCGCGGCAGGCGCGCGACGCCGTCATCGACAGGAGCTTCGCCCTCGCCTTCGCGGGCCTCGAAGGGTTCGCGAAGGCACCCGAGGCACCCGAGGCGCCCGAGGCAGGAGACGCGGGGGAGGCGGGGGAGGCGGGGGGCACGCCGGGCCCACCCTCCCGGGAAACCGCCCCATCCGCACCACCGGACGCTTTCGCCGCACCCGCCACATCCCTGCCCAGCCCGCCCGGGCCGTCCGCCGGCCCCCGGGAACACGGCCGCCCCCGGAGCGGTTGA
- the disA gene encoding DNA integrity scanning diadenylate cyclase DisA, with the protein MATNDRTDKGAADQALVRASLMAVAPGTALRDGLERILRGNTGGLIVLGFDKTVESLCTGGFVLDVEFSATRLRELCKLDGGLVIDREFTKIVRAGVQFVPDPSIPTEETGTRHRTAERVNKQTGYPVVSVSQSMRLIALYVNGRRYVLEDSAAILSRANQALATLERYKLRLDEVSGTLSALEIEDLVTVRDVCAVSQRLEMVRLIAREIDGYVAELGTDGRLLALQLEELIAGVEPDRSLVARDYIPERALKRGRTETDVLDELDDLTHTDLLDLPTVARALGFTSSAEVLDSAVSPRGYRLLAKVPRLPPVVIERLVEHFGGLQKLLAASVDDLQAVDGVGEARARSVREGLSRLAESSILERYV; encoded by the coding sequence GTGGCAACGAATGACCGGACCGACAAGGGCGCGGCCGATCAGGCCCTGGTGCGGGCTTCGCTGATGGCGGTGGCGCCGGGCACGGCGCTGCGCGACGGTCTCGAACGCATCTTGCGCGGAAACACCGGCGGCCTGATCGTCCTCGGCTTCGACAAGACCGTCGAGTCGCTGTGCACGGGCGGGTTCGTCCTCGACGTCGAGTTCTCCGCGACCCGGTTGCGCGAACTGTGCAAGCTCGACGGCGGCCTGGTGATCGACCGGGAGTTCACCAAGATCGTGCGGGCGGGTGTGCAGTTCGTTCCCGACCCGTCGATCCCGACCGAGGAGACGGGCACGCGGCACCGCACCGCCGAGCGCGTCAACAAGCAGACCGGCTACCCGGTCGTCTCGGTGAGCCAGTCGATGCGCCTGATCGCGCTGTACGTCAACGGCCGCCGCTACGTGCTCGAAGACTCCGCGGCGATCCTGTCGCGGGCCAACCAGGCGCTCGCGACGCTGGAGCGCTACAAACTGCGCCTCGACGAGGTCTCCGGCACGCTCTCCGCGCTGGAGATCGAGGATCTGGTGACGGTGCGCGACGTCTGCGCGGTGTCGCAGCGCCTGGAGATGGTGCGCCTGATCGCCCGTGAGATCGACGGCTACGTCGCCGAGTTGGGCACCGACGGACGCCTTCTCGCGTTGCAGCTCGAGGAGTTGATCGCGGGTGTCGAGCCGGACCGCTCGCTGGTCGCCCGCGACTACATCCCCGAGCGCGCCCTCAAGCGGGGCCGTACGGAGACCGACGTGCTCGACGAGTTGGACGACCTGACGCACACCGACCTGCTCGACCTGCCGACGGTCGCCCGCGCGCTGGGGTTCACGTCCAGCGCCGAGGTGCTCGACTCGGCGGTCAGCCCGCGCGGGTACCGGCTGCTCGCCAAGGTCCCGCGGCTGCCACCGGTGGTCATCGAGCGGCTGGTGGAGCACTTCGGCGGGCTGCAGAAGCTGCTGGCCGCGAGTGTCGACGACCTCCAGGCCGTCGACGGTGTCGGAGAGGCGCGGGCGCGCAGCGTGCGCGAGGGCCTGTCGCGTCTCGCCGAGTCGTCGATTCTGGAGCGCTACGTCTGA
- a CDS encoding BACON domain-containing protein: MTEPVTPHAAQSWGRAAYDAYAEGLYTYCLSVLRDHAAAGSSLRSTFVLADRHIGRLPDLGLLKPWLYALARYECLVRLDAGGPAASDVPDPDPGTPARPDPADAGPPPEPPDPDEPGPGDPARTRDELALLAWPESVGLPPGQREALDLAVRHGLDARGLAAVLGWEESHARGVVVAAGREVDRTRAALDGARAAPRCPEGSGLAAEVAAPGIRDRLVAHVDTCARCRPYTRLAAARLAPTTGPAASPRALPTVTPPAGLRAAVLGDVGRGRPAHRPAELSGRAARFDHTGFPVSPPGTGRRQRDRSRMTLVAVVVATVATVPALVLWQAATQGDRHAGRDTSISAARVTSAPPPNPGDVLDSGARPEPTAPAPDTGPARHSAASAEPSPAAPHGEPRAEPRSTAPTPSRTAAPAAPSPAAASADAPASGPIASDAATPDGPPLRPFAAPDPAADRRASPLAVDAAHDSDRTVITLRNTGAEPVDWTAEPSAAWLRVSRRAGTLAPGATETVTVRVDSAAAPSGTWSANVLIEPGGSRVWIDGSTDDDSPGPTRSTATVRPRTSRPPPDPGAGG, encoded by the coding sequence GTGACGGAACCGGTTACGCCGCACGCGGCACAGTCGTGGGGCCGAGCGGCGTACGACGCCTACGCCGAAGGGCTTTACACCTACTGCCTCTCGGTTCTCCGCGACCACGCGGCCGCCGGTTCGTCCCTGCGCAGCACCTTCGTGCTCGCCGACCGCCACATCGGCCGGCTCCCCGACCTCGGTCTCCTCAAGCCCTGGCTGTACGCCCTCGCCCGGTACGAATGCCTCGTCCGGCTCGACGCGGGCGGCCCCGCCGCGTCGGACGTCCCCGACCCCGACCCCGGCACGCCCGCGCGGCCCGACCCCGCCGACGCCGGCCCGCCGCCGGAGCCGCCCGACCCGGACGAACCCGGCCCGGGCGACCCCGCCCGCACACGCGACGAACTGGCGCTGCTCGCCTGGCCCGAGTCGGTCGGCCTGCCGCCCGGGCAGCGCGAGGCGCTCGACCTCGCGGTCCGCCACGGCCTCGACGCGCGCGGCCTCGCCGCCGTCCTCGGGTGGGAGGAGTCCCACGCCCGCGGCGTCGTGGTGGCCGCCGGGCGGGAAGTGGACCGCACCCGCGCCGCTCTCGACGGCGCCCGGGCCGCGCCGCGTTGCCCCGAGGGCTCCGGCCTCGCCGCCGAGGTGGCAGCCCCGGGCATACGCGACCGGCTCGTCGCCCACGTCGACACGTGCGCGCGCTGCCGTCCGTACACGCGTCTCGCCGCCGCGCGCCTGGCACCGACCACCGGCCCCGCGGCCTCCCCCCGGGCGCTGCCCACGGTCACGCCGCCCGCCGGTCTGCGGGCCGCCGTGCTCGGCGACGTCGGGCGCGGCCGGCCCGCCCACCGCCCCGCCGAACTGTCGGGCCGGGCGGCCAGGTTCGACCACACCGGTTTCCCCGTCTCACCTCCCGGCACCGGGCGGCGACAGCGCGACCGGAGCCGCATGACGCTGGTCGCGGTGGTCGTCGCGACCGTCGCGACCGTGCCCGCGCTGGTGCTGTGGCAGGCGGCCACCCAAGGCGACCGCCATGCCGGGCGCGACACCTCGATCTCGGCGGCCCGCGTCACGAGCGCGCCGCCGCCGAACCCCGGTGACGTCCTCGACTCCGGGGCGCGCCCGGAGCCGACGGCCCCGGCACCCGACACCGGCCCGGCGCGGCATTCCGCCGCCTCCGCCGAGCCGTCGCCCGCCGCACCCCACGGGGAGCCCCGGGCCGAGCCGCGGAGCACGGCCCCGACGCCCTCCCGAACGGCGGCGCCCGCGGCACCGAGCCCGGCCGCCGCGTCGGCGGACGCGCCCGCGTCCGGCCCGATCGCGTCGGACGCCGCGACGCCGGACGGGCCGCCGCTCCGGCCTTTCGCGGCCCCCGACCCCGCCGCCGACCGCCGCGCCTCCCCGCTGGCCGTGGACGCCGCGCACGACAGTGACCGCACGGTGATCACCCTGCGCAACACCGGGGCGGAACCGGTCGACTGGACGGCCGAGCCGTCGGCCGCGTGGCTGCGGGTGAGCAGACGCGCCGGGACGCTCGCGCCCGGCGCCACCGAGACGGTGACCGTGCGGGTCGACTCGGCCGCCGCCCCGAGCGGCACCTGGTCGGCGAACGTCCTGATCGAGCCCGGAGGTTCACGGGTGTGGATCGACGGCAGCACCGACGACGACAGCCCGGGGCCGACGCGGTCGACCGCGACCGTGCGCCCGCGGACCTCCCGGCCGCCGCCCGACCCCGGGGCGGGCGGCTGA
- a CDS encoding tetratricopeptide repeat protein — MTAQMSAMTVESYRRAQQMVEARDPLGALKLIEPALDAERDNLSVQLLAARAYFGSAQLGRAEATLRRVVDLDPRDAWALHALGRTLERAGRGPEAAPYLRLAAAMCPEPEYVTAAWRHTPVPEEE, encoded by the coding sequence GTGACGGCACAGATGTCCGCCATGACCGTGGAGAGCTACCGTCGGGCACAGCAGATGGTGGAGGCCCGCGACCCCTTGGGGGCGCTCAAGCTCATCGAGCCGGCGCTGGACGCCGAGCGCGACAACCTGTCCGTGCAACTCCTGGCCGCGCGCGCCTATTTCGGATCCGCGCAGTTGGGGCGCGCGGAGGCCACGCTGCGCCGGGTGGTCGACCTGGACCCGCGCGACGCGTGGGCGCTGCACGCGCTGGGCCGCACCCTGGAGCGCGCGGGCCGCGGGCCCGAGGCGGCCCCGTACCTGCGGCTCGCCGCGGCGATGTGCCCGGAACCGGAGTACGTGACGGCCGCCTGGCGCCACACACCGGTTCCCGAGGAGGAGTGA
- a CDS encoding A/G-specific adenine glycosylase: MPHALNDLVIDWYEEHARDLPWRTPDATPWAVMVSEFMLQQTPVNRVLPMYKAWLARWPTPTALADEQPGEAVRAWGRLGYPRRALRLHAAATAIRDLHQGEVPRDHDKLLALPGVGEYTAAAVASFAFRQRHAVLDTNVRRVFARTIDATEYPPQSTTAAERRTATGAMPLDDETAATWAVAVMELGALVCTARSPRCGDCPVSALCAWRLAGKPAYDGPPRRGQTYAGTDRQCRGRLLAVLRDSTAPVAQAALDKVWEDPVQRARALDGLVADGLVEPVADGVYRLPSGAPVSA, from the coding sequence ATGCCTCATGCACTCAACGACCTCGTGATCGACTGGTACGAGGAGCACGCCCGCGATCTGCCGTGGCGCACACCGGACGCGACGCCGTGGGCCGTCATGGTCAGCGAATTCATGCTCCAGCAGACACCGGTCAACCGCGTCCTGCCCATGTACAAGGCGTGGCTGGCCCGTTGGCCCACGCCGACCGCGCTCGCGGACGAGCAGCCCGGCGAGGCGGTACGCGCGTGGGGCCGCCTCGGCTACCCGCGCCGCGCGCTGCGCCTGCACGCCGCCGCGACCGCGATCCGCGACCTGCACCAGGGCGAAGTCCCGCGCGACCACGACAAGTTGCTCGCGCTGCCGGGGGTCGGCGAATACACCGCGGCGGCCGTCGCATCGTTCGCGTTCCGGCAGCGGCACGCGGTCCTGGACACCAACGTGCGGCGGGTGTTCGCCCGGACGATCGACGCGACCGAGTATCCGCCGCAGTCCACCACGGCCGCCGAGCGGCGCACCGCGACCGGCGCGATGCCGCTCGACGACGAGACCGCCGCCACCTGGGCGGTCGCCGTGATGGAACTGGGCGCCCTGGTCTGCACGGCGCGCTCGCCGCGCTGCGGCGACTGCCCGGTGTCGGCGCTGTGCGCGTGGCGGCTCGCGGGCAAACCGGCGTACGACGGTCCGCCCCGGCGCGGCCAGACGTACGCCGGGACGGACCGCCAGTGCCGGGGGCGCCTGCTGGCCGTACTCCGCGACAGCACCGCCCCGGTCGCCCAGGCCGCGCTGGACAAGGTCTGGGAGGACCCGGTGCAGCGCGCGCGGGCGCTGGACGGCCTGGTCGCCGACGGCCTGGTCGAACCGGTCGCCGACGGCGTCTACCGCCTGCCGTCGGGCGCCCCGGTCTCCGCGTAG
- the radA gene encoding DNA repair protein RadA, whose translation MAKTSGASAKARPSYRCTECGWTTPKWLGRCPECQAWGTVEEFGSQSKLRTVSAGPVTTPALPIGRIDVEAARFHTTGVDELDRVLGGGVVPGAVILLAGEPGVGKSTLLLDVASAFATPRAPTLYVTGEESASQVRLRAGRIGALNDHLYLAAETDLSALLGHVDAVKPALLVVDSVQTVASPEIDGAPGGVSQVREVAGALIRVAKERGIATIIVGHVTKDGSIAGPRLLEHLVDVVLHFEGDRHARLRLVRAIKNRYGAADEVGCFELHDEGIKGLPDPSGLFLTQRQEPVAGTCVTVTLEGKRPLVAEVQALVAPSQIPTPRRATSGLDSARMSMVLAVLERRGGVRLDKTEIYTATVGGVRLTEPAADLAAALALAGAAADHPLPAKLVAVGEVGLAGEVRRVTGVQRRLAEAHRLGFTHALVPPDPGKVPDGMRVTEVADISGALRAFSLVSQR comes from the coding sequence ATGGCCAAGACCTCCGGGGCGTCCGCGAAAGCCCGCCCGTCGTACCGCTGCACCGAGTGCGGGTGGACCACACCGAAGTGGCTGGGCCGCTGCCCGGAGTGCCAGGCGTGGGGCACCGTCGAGGAGTTCGGCTCCCAGTCGAAGCTGCGCACGGTGAGCGCGGGCCCCGTGACGACGCCCGCGCTGCCGATCGGGCGCATCGACGTCGAGGCCGCGCGCTTCCACACCACCGGGGTCGACGAGCTCGACCGCGTGCTCGGCGGCGGCGTGGTGCCGGGCGCGGTGATCCTGCTGGCCGGCGAGCCCGGCGTCGGCAAGTCGACGCTGCTGCTGGACGTCGCGAGCGCGTTCGCCACCCCGCGCGCGCCGACGCTGTACGTGACGGGCGAGGAGTCGGCGTCGCAGGTCCGGTTGCGCGCGGGCCGCATCGGCGCGCTCAACGACCACCTGTACCTCGCCGCGGAGACCGACCTCTCCGCGCTGCTCGGCCACGTCGACGCCGTCAAACCCGCGCTGCTGGTCGTCGACTCGGTGCAGACCGTCGCGTCGCCCGAGATCGACGGCGCGCCCGGCGGGGTCTCCCAGGTGCGCGAGGTCGCGGGCGCGCTGATCCGGGTCGCGAAGGAACGCGGCATCGCCACGATCATCGTCGGCCACGTCACCAAAGACGGCTCGATCGCCGGGCCGCGCCTGCTCGAACACCTCGTCGACGTCGTCCTGCACTTCGAGGGCGACCGCCACGCGCGCCTCCGCCTGGTCCGCGCGATCAAGAACCGGTACGGCGCCGCCGACGAGGTCGGCTGCTTCGAACTCCACGACGAGGGCATCAAGGGCCTGCCCGACCCCAGCGGCCTTTTCCTCACGCAGCGTCAGGAGCCGGTCGCGGGAACGTGTGTGACGGTGACTCTGGAAGGCAAGCGCCCACTCGTCGCCGAAGTCCAGGCGCTGGTGGCCCCTTCGCAGATCCCGACACCGCGCCGCGCCACGTCCGGGCTGGATTCCGCGCGCATGTCGATGGTGCTGGCGGTGCTCGAACGACGCGGCGGCGTACGGCTCGACAAGACCGAGATCTACACCGCGACGGTCGGCGGCGTACGCCTCACCGAGCCGGCCGCCGATCTGGCGGCGGCGCTGGCCCTCGCCGGGGCCGCCGCGGACCACCCGCTCCCGGCCAAGCTGGTCGCGGTCGGGGAGGTCGGGCTGGCCGGCGAGGTGCGCCGAGTCACGGGCGTACAAAGGCGGTTGGCCGAGGCGCACCGGCTCGGTTTCACGCACGCGCTGGTGCCGCCGGACCCCGGAAAAGTGCCCGACGGAATGCGTGTGACCGAAGTGGCCGACATCTCGGGGGCGCTGCGCGCATTCTCCCTTGTGTCGCAACGCTAG